A genomic stretch from Pseudomonas sp. MUP55 includes:
- the dibA gene encoding phosphodiesterase DibA translates to MLFSYRGALRAGLVYLLISILWLQLSRQLLINFIDEPQALAHWLQLRGYAWAGLSALAIYLMGVGFARAHRLQQPLKENRERLQQAAAVFDCTREGVLVTDARGLIVHVNRAFIEITGYRREDVMGEPPSLFKSGRHSSNFYQQMFQTLERSGEWSGEIWNRRKSGEIYPQWQTIRVIRDDQGDISHYVAVFSDISAIKDSEHELAHLAHHDPLTDLPNRLLFTDRAEQALASAQVHKRGCALLLMDLDHFKIINDSLGHNVGDQLLKLVADRLKGLFGPGVTLARLGGDEFAVLAESCPQVMQAAALAQRMLEAMKEPFIFDGNQLFISASIGISLFPSDALSAEQLLRNADSALFKAKSAGREGYALYTEELTAHAQNRVEIANELRRALDQQELRVYYQPVHDLQDSRLVGVEALVRWQHPERGLVPPGEFIPIAERTGLIADIDAWVMDQACRQMCQWLADGAPLEFIAINVSSRLFARRELYEQVGQVLHDTGLDPAFLELEVTESAVMDDPEVALEQLHRLRELGLRLAIDDFGTGYSSLLRLKRLPVQKLKIDQGFVAGLPWDEDDAAIVRVVIALAKSMGMQVHAEGIEQVEQARFLLDQECDMGQGYWFGKPMPADAIDWHRAPPIQV, encoded by the coding sequence ATGCTGTTTTCATACCGTGGAGCCCTACGTGCGGGGCTGGTATACCTGCTGATTTCCATTCTGTGGCTCCAGCTTAGCCGTCAACTATTAATCAACTTTATCGATGAACCCCAGGCCCTGGCGCATTGGCTGCAACTGCGCGGCTACGCCTGGGCAGGCCTGAGCGCGCTGGCGATTTACCTGATGGGCGTGGGTTTTGCCCGCGCCCACCGGCTGCAACAACCCCTCAAGGAAAACCGTGAACGCCTGCAACAGGCCGCCGCGGTCTTTGATTGCACCCGCGAAGGCGTGCTGGTCACCGACGCCCGGGGCCTGATCGTGCACGTTAACCGCGCATTCATCGAGATCACCGGTTACCGGCGCGAAGACGTCATGGGCGAGCCGCCCAGCCTGTTCAAGTCGGGGCGCCATTCGTCGAATTTTTATCAACAGATGTTCCAGACCCTCGAACGCAGCGGCGAATGGAGCGGCGAAATCTGGAATCGGCGCAAAAGCGGCGAAATCTACCCTCAGTGGCAAACCATCCGTGTCATTCGTGATGACCAGGGCGACATCAGCCACTATGTGGCGGTGTTCTCGGACATCAGCGCCATCAAGGACTCCGAACACGAGCTGGCGCATCTTGCCCACCACGACCCGCTGACCGACCTGCCCAACCGCCTGCTGTTCACCGACCGCGCCGAGCAGGCGCTGGCCTCGGCGCAGGTGCACAAGCGTGGCTGTGCGCTGCTGCTGATGGACCTGGACCACTTCAAGATCATCAATGACAGCCTGGGCCACAACGTGGGTGATCAACTGCTCAAACTGGTGGCCGATCGTCTCAAGGGGCTGTTCGGGCCTGGGGTGACCCTGGCGCGCCTGGGCGGCGACGAGTTCGCTGTATTGGCGGAAAGTTGTCCACAGGTGATGCAGGCTGCAGCCCTGGCGCAGCGCATGCTCGAAGCCATGAAGGAGCCGTTCATTTTTGACGGCAATCAGCTGTTCATCAGCGCGAGCATCGGCATCAGCCTGTTTCCCAGCGATGCGCTGAGCGCCGAGCAATTGTTGCGCAACGCTGATTCGGCCTTGTTCAAGGCCAAGAGCGCGGGGCGTGAAGGCTACGCCTTGTATACCGAGGAACTGACGGCGCACGCGCAGAACCGGGTGGAAATCGCCAACGAATTGCGCCGCGCCCTCGACCAGCAGGAGCTGCGCGTCTATTACCAGCCGGTGCACGACCTGCAGGACAGCCGCCTGGTGGGCGTCGAGGCGCTGGTGCGCTGGCAGCATCCGGAGCGCGGCCTGGTGCCGCCGGGTGAATTTATCCCCATCGCCGAGCGCACCGGCTTGATCGCCGACATCGATGCCTGGGTGATGGACCAGGCCTGCCGCCAGATGTGCCAATGGTTGGCGGACGGCGCGCCGTTGGAATTTATCGCGATCAACGTCTCCAGCCGGCTGTTTGCCCGGCGTGAACTCTACGAACAAGTCGGGCAGGTGCTGCACGACACAGGCCTGGACCCGGCCTTCCTTGAGCTGGAAGTCACCGAAAGCGCAGTGATGGACGACCCGGAAGTGGCCCTCGAACAATTGCACCGCCTGCGCGAGCTGGGCCTGCGCCTGGCCATCGACGACTTCGGCACCGGCTATTCCTCACTGTTGCGCCTCAAACGCCTGCCGGTGCAGAAACTCAAGATCGATCAGGGCTTCGTCGCCGGCTTGCCATGGGATGAAGATGACGCCGCCATCGTGCGCGTGGTCATCGCCCTGGCCAAAAGCATGGGCATGCAGGTGCACGCCGAAGGGATCGAGCAGGTGGAGCAGGCGCGCTTCCTGCTGGACCAGGAGTGCGACATGGGCCAGGGGTATTGGTTTGGCAAGCCGATGCCGGCGGACGCTATCGACTGGCACCGAGCACCCCCCATCCAAGTTTGA
- the desA gene encoding delta-9 fatty acid desaturase DesA → MWYNGFLDLSAWQLVAVTLLMTHVTIIGVTVYLHRYSAHRSLELNAGLKHFFRFWLWLTTAQNTREWTAIHRKHHAKCETVDDPHSPVIKGLSTVLRKGAELYRAEAENPETLRIYGKNCPDDWIERNLYTPYPLLGVAIMGVIDVLLFGTIGITIWAIQMMWIPFWAAGVINGLGHAVGYRNFECRDAATNLVPWGIIVGGEELHNNHHTYPNSAKLSVKKWEFDLGWAWIKVFSFLRLAKVQRVAPIAHRVEGKGHLDMDTAMAILNNRFQIMAQYRKLVIGPLVKQELEKVDHSVRHQFHRAKRLLSRETSLLNDRHHVRIQSMLEHSQALSVIYEKRLALQQIWLKTSSNGHDMLAAIKEWVHEAEASGIQSLRDFAHQLKTYSLRPAAV, encoded by the coding sequence ATGTGGTACAACGGTTTTCTTGACCTGTCAGCCTGGCAACTGGTGGCAGTCACGCTGTTGATGACCCACGTGACCATTATTGGGGTCACGGTCTATCTGCACCGTTATTCAGCCCATCGCTCGCTCGAGCTCAATGCCGGCCTGAAACACTTCTTCCGCTTCTGGCTGTGGTTGACCACGGCGCAGAACACCCGCGAGTGGACCGCCATCCACCGTAAGCACCATGCCAAATGCGAAACCGTCGATGACCCGCACAGCCCGGTGATCAAAGGCCTGTCCACGGTGCTGCGCAAAGGCGCCGAGCTGTACCGCGCCGAGGCGGAAAACCCCGAGACCCTGCGCATCTACGGCAAGAACTGCCCGGACGACTGGATCGAACGCAACCTCTACACGCCCTACCCGCTGCTGGGCGTGGCGATCATGGGGGTGATCGACGTACTGCTGTTCGGCACCATCGGCATCACCATCTGGGCGATCCAGATGATGTGGATTCCGTTCTGGGCCGCCGGCGTGATCAACGGCCTGGGTCATGCCGTGGGTTATCGCAACTTCGAATGCCGCGACGCGGCGACCAACCTGGTGCCCTGGGGCATCATCGTGGGTGGCGAAGAGCTGCACAACAACCACCACACCTACCCCAACTCGGCAAAGTTGTCCGTGAAAAAATGGGAATTCGACCTGGGCTGGGCATGGATCAAGGTGTTCAGCTTCCTGCGCCTGGCCAAGGTGCAACGCGTTGCGCCCATCGCCCACCGCGTTGAAGGCAAGGGCCACCTGGACATGGACACCGCCATGGCGATCCTCAACAACCGCTTCCAGATCATGGCCCAGTACCGCAAATTGGTGATCGGCCCGCTGGTCAAGCAGGAGCTGGAGAAGGTCGATCACTCGGTGCGCCACCAGTTCCACCGCGCCAAGCGCCTGCTCTCGCGGGAAACCAGCCTGCTGAACGATCGCCACCATGTGCGCATCCAGAGCATGCTGGAACACAGCCAAGCGTTGAGCGTGATCTACGAGAAGCGCCTGGCGCTGCAGCAGATCTGGCTCAAGACCAGCTCCAACGGCCACGACATGCTGGCGGCGATCAAGGAATGGGTACACGAAGCCGAGGCCAGCGGTATCCAATCCCTGCGCGATTTTGCGCACCAACTGAAGACCTATTCACTGCGCCCCGCAGCGGTCTGA
- a CDS encoding nitrilase family protein, translating to MNEFTSPVRVAVVQFDPQVGTHNRASNLETSLSLALQAVNNGANLIVLPELANTGYLFNNREDAYLHAEPVPDGPSLRAWMDFAQLHQVYLVAGLAERDGMQLFDTAVLLGPEGLIGKYRKAHLWNKEKLWFSPGNLGFPVFETPIGRIGLLICWDIWFPEVPRLLTQQGADIICSLNNWVWTPPPLFDEAGKCMASYLTMTAAHVNNVFIAAANRIGEEQDARYLGCSLIAGTNGWPIGKVASPNEQAIIYADIDLSTARSAPIWNSLNDLHRDRRSDLYDAMLGYRLHPCLPR from the coding sequence ATGAACGAGTTCACGAGCCCCGTACGCGTCGCCGTTGTGCAATTTGATCCGCAAGTCGGCACCCACAATCGCGCCTCCAACCTGGAAACCAGCCTGAGCCTTGCCCTGCAAGCGGTGAACAATGGCGCCAATCTGATTGTGCTGCCGGAATTGGCCAATACCGGTTATCTATTCAACAATCGCGAGGATGCCTATCTCCATGCCGAACCCGTTCCAGACGGTCCCAGCCTGCGGGCCTGGATGGATTTCGCCCAGCTCCACCAGGTGTATCTCGTGGCAGGCTTGGCTGAACGCGACGGCATGCAACTGTTCGACACCGCAGTCCTGCTGGGCCCCGAGGGCCTGATTGGCAAATACCGCAAGGCCCACCTGTGGAACAAGGAAAAGCTCTGGTTCAGCCCTGGCAACCTCGGTTTCCCGGTGTTTGAAACGCCCATAGGCCGCATAGGCTTACTGATCTGCTGGGACATCTGGTTCCCCGAAGTCCCACGCCTGCTGACCCAGCAAGGCGCCGATATCATTTGCAGCCTGAACAACTGGGTGTGGACCCCACCGCCACTGTTCGACGAGGCAGGCAAATGCATGGCCTCGTACTTGACCATGACCGCCGCCCACGTCAACAACGTGTTCATTGCTGCGGCCAACCGCATCGGCGAGGAACAGGACGCGCGCTACCTTGGTTGTTCGTTGATTGCTGGCACCAACGGCTGGCCTATCGGCAAAGTCGCCTCACCTAACGAGCAAGCGATTATTTACGCCGATATCGACCTTTCCACCGCCCGCAGCGCACCGATCTGGAACAGCCTCAACGACCTGCACCGGGACCGTCGCAGCGACCTCTATGACGCGATGCTCGGCTACCGCCTTCACCCGTGCCTGCCACGCTGA
- a CDS encoding sensor domain-containing diguanylate cyclase, whose product MVHEKPCLPDVSTDQPPRPAAASTLLALMHAQGEVERLSEREQLLSSLLVSVNAVLWAIDWETRRVLYVSPAYERIFGRSAGLLLADHREWRNSIHPEDLDYAEHSLARVLEQGAVEDREYRIVTADGQIRWLSDKCYINQQAEPGKPMIVVGMAEDITEKKHLELELHRLATTDVLTQSSNRRHFFELANQAFDSACVQGTPLAFLLLDIDDFKDINDTYGHLEGDQVLRRIAESGRGVLRRGDLFGRIGGEEFAAVLPGCAPEMALQVAERLGKEIQRLSFSVEGHAFTVTVSQGLASLREDDSTLDSLFGRADAAMYEAKRQGKNRVIAG is encoded by the coding sequence ATGGTTCACGAAAAGCCTTGCCTGCCCGATGTGTCCACTGACCAGCCACCGCGCCCAGCCGCGGCGTCGACGCTGTTGGCGCTCATGCATGCCCAGGGTGAGGTCGAGCGGCTGAGTGAGCGTGAGCAGCTGCTCAGCTCGCTGCTGGTGAGCGTGAATGCCGTGCTGTGGGCCATCGACTGGGAAACCCGCCGCGTGCTGTACGTCAGCCCGGCGTACGAGCGGATATTCGGCCGCAGCGCCGGTTTGCTGTTGGCCGATCATCGGGAATGGCGCAACAGCATTCACCCCGAAGACCTCGACTACGCCGAACACAGCCTCGCCCGCGTGCTGGAACAGGGCGCCGTGGAGGACCGCGAGTACCGCATCGTCACGGCCGACGGGCAGATCCGCTGGCTCAGCGACAAATGCTATATCAACCAGCAGGCAGAGCCGGGCAAGCCGATGATCGTCGTGGGCATGGCCGAGGACATCACCGAAAAGAAGCACCTGGAGCTGGAACTGCATCGCCTGGCCACCACCGATGTGCTGACCCAGAGCAGCAACCGCCGGCACTTCTTCGAGCTCGCCAACCAGGCCTTTGACAGCGCCTGTGTGCAGGGCACGCCGTTAGCGTTCCTGTTGCTGGACATCGATGACTTCAAAGACATCAACGACACGTATGGCCACCTGGAAGGCGACCAGGTATTGCGCCGCATCGCCGAGAGCGGCAGAGGCGTGTTGCGCCGTGGCGACCTGTTCGGGCGCATCGGCGGCGAAGAATTTGCCGCCGTGCTACCCGGCTGCGCCCCGGAGATGGCCCTGCAGGTGGCGGAGCGGCTGGGCAAGGAAATCCAAAGGCTGAGCTTCAGCGTCGAAGGCCACGCATTTACCGTGACCGTCAGCCAGGGCCTGGCCAGCCTGCGCGAAGACGACTCGACGCTCGACAGCCTGTTCGGCCGCGCCGATGCGGCGATGTATGAGGCAAAGCGCCAGGGCAAAAACCGCGTCATCGCGGGTTAG
- the oscA gene encoding sulfur starvation response protein OscA gives MSASLRSVDGQDEAAILREIQSALRDLRFGAVEITVHNAQVVQIERKEKFRLQNPGNKPN, from the coding sequence ATGAGCGCATCTCTACGTAGCGTCGACGGCCAGGACGAAGCAGCCATTTTGCGTGAGATCCAGAGCGCCTTGCGCGATCTGCGGTTTGGCGCGGTGGAAATCACTGTGCACAACGCTCAAGTGGTACAGATCGAACGCAAGGAAAAATTCCGTCTGCAGAACCCGGGTAACAAACCGAACTGA